One genomic region from Salvia hispanica cultivar TCC Black 2014 chromosome 2, UniMelb_Shisp_WGS_1.0, whole genome shotgun sequence encodes:
- the LOC125205419 gene encoding uncharacterized protein LOC125205419 isoform X1: MTGGRCQRRRKGMAGGGRGAAQAKVIGSNCGSPNLKREFTEKPSYSLEFTKLPPACRVELGLYAQAFKALSFRSPFDSEDSQVPTALVSSGNSLPSGVSHLLSRQSDSRKRHKKLHSSSEHKKSSASGRSRGNNFWAENEEYFRELTAEDVERLQRVSNVGCSSSEKCFLVPALDNDESLCNRYGMINRMLSRACEDSLNLENSVELNPGVKIEKEENGPCSMDIVDDDEVERKELEIIEENGADERLNSEEVTTSCSGVEWLLGSRNRIYLASERPSKKRKLFGKDAGLDKLLAVRPVEGLESVCHYCSYGDIGDLLNKLIKCSSCGMVVHQKCYGVQEDVDGLWLCSWCKWRNIVDMSVEKPCLLCPKQGGALKPVLERGLGNENDESKSKFAHLFCCLWMPEVYLDNIGTTESIINMEELKDTRRKIICYLCKVKHGTCVRCSNGSCRASFHPICAREAKHRMEIWGKIRSDEVELRAFCSKHSEVQSDSGCQDIGDIPLTADLDLRKLNDVVLDGEDLVDSTSSDNHPENGVALRTALHSADRNGNEGVDTCGPPNFSMVLKKLIDLGKVNAGDLASEIGVSADSLNTVLKENHMVPELQYKLLKWLKTHVHVGNLQKTLQVMIRSSLGSKPMLGVAEGVGDVSIEESDISDAVPVKSVPPRRRTKSSVWTMKDDNSCLSTDKTHNETTEGDACLSLLVGEHSNDVLSDSWPDESKTVLPGPQQQQDNSANNSVKIEDELRALVQCLSEDDLVGETKQSQTMDACSLVFRNGEVNHASYIHPFIYCKLMQTKSDMLEKVVSDQSAVLRDREVSQMKVSSSSGLGCNIDNRPATSSDQTTSCEGLNIDQLAKARNLGILKLSPGDEVEGALIYYQQQLICNATMRKRISDDLISKVVRSLPQELDAAGKQKWDAVLVSQYNLELREAKKQGRKERRHKEAQAVLAAATAAAAASSRISSLRKDTLEDQHEDLHKNGSSDVRPGFYSKLNPRAKETTSRAAVVRSSSDVNSDSARSTSEFLKDHPRTCDVCRRPETALNPVLVCSSCKITVHMDCYCSDRSATGPWHCELCEDLFSSRGSGALATNSWEKPYYVAECGLCGGTAGAFRKSVGGQWIHALCAEWVLESTYKRGQVSPIVGMDNVSRGCDTCTVCRRKQGVCLKCSYGHCQTTFHPTCARSAGFYMTVRTNGDKLQHKAYCEKHSVEQKAKADTQKHGVEEFKSLKQVRVELERLRLLCERIIKREKLKRELVLCSHDILASSRDSVLSNLARHPFYQPEVSSESATTSIKGYTDGYTSSEMIQRSDDISVDSTVAGKRRVKIPMTVDNDQRTEDSSTSQNVNSLKPPERQSFAGKKIPQRPSAKPRNPSNDTEKRTRSRKQHTETFEKELIMTSDQASMKNQRLPKGFVYVPIRCLSKDKETVSDARAREPDGT; the protein is encoded by the exons ATGACTGGCGGCAGATGCCAGAGGCGGAGGAAGGGGATGGCCGGTGGTGGTAGGGGCGCCGCCCAGGCGAAGGTAATTGGTTCGAATTGCGGCAGCCCTAATTTGAAGCGGGAATTTACGGAAAAGCCCTCGTATTCTTTGGAATTTACGAAATTGCCCCCGGCTTGTAGAGTTGAGCTTGGTTTGTATGCTCAAGCTTTCAAGGCGCTGTCGTTTCGTTCCCCCTTTGATTCGGAGGACTCTCAAGTGCCCACCGCGTTGGTTTCTAGTGGGAACAGTTTACCTAGTGGGGTGTCGCATTTGTTGAGTAGGCAATCGGATAGTAGGAAACGGCACAAGAAGTTGCACTCGAGCTCGGAGCACAAGAAGTCCTCGGCCTCGGGGAGGTCTCGGGGGAACAACTTTTGGGCGGAGAATGAGGAATATTTTCGTGAATTGACTGCTGAGGATGTCGAGAGGCTTCAGAGGGTTTCGAATGTTGGGTGTTCGAGCAGTGAGAAGTGTTTCTTAGTCCCGGCTTTGGATAATGATGAAAGTTTGTGTAACCGATATGGCATGATCAATAGGATGCTTTCAAGAGCCTGTGAGGACAGCTTGAACTTGGAAAATAGTGTTGAGTTGAACCCGGGTGTGAAGattgagaaagaagagaatggGCCTTGTTCTATGGATattgttgatgatgatgaagtcGAAAGAAAGGAATTGgaaattattgaagaaaatggtgCTGACGAAAGACTGAATAGCGAGGAAGTTACTACTTCTTGTAGTGGTGTAGAATGGCTTCTAGGTTCAAGGAACAGGATTTATTTGGCATCAGAGCGGCCCTCCAAGAAACGAAAGCTTTTCGGGAAAGATGCTGGGCTGGACAAGCTCCTTGCAGTACGTCCAGTTGAAGGTTTAGAGTCTGTGTGCCATTATTGTAGTTATGGTGACATTGGCGACCTCTTGAATAAGTTGATCAAGTGTTCTTCTTGTGGGATGGTGGTGCATCAAAAGTGTTATGGAGTTCAAGAAGATGTAGATGGTTTGTGGTTATGCTCATGGTGTAAATGGAGGAATATTGTGGACATGAGTGTAGAGAAACCATGTTTACTCTGTCCAAAGCAAGGTGGTGCCCTGAAACCTGTGCTGGAAAGAGGACTTGGAAACGAGAATGACGAGTCTAAGTCGAAGTTCgctcatttattttgttgccTGTGGATGCCTGAGGTTTATCTTGATAACATTGGTACAACGGAATCTATCATTAATATGGAAGAATTGAAGGACACAAGAAGGAAGATAATTTGTTATTTGTGCAAGGTTAAGCACGGTACCTGTGTCCGATGCAGCAATG GATCGTGCAGAGCATCGTTCCATCCTATTTGTGCAAGGGAAGCAAAACACAGAATGGAGATATGGGGCAAGATTAGATCTGATGag GTTGAATTGCGTGCTTTTTGTTCAAAGCATTCAGAAGTCCAGTCTGACAGTGGCTGTCAAGATATTGGGGACATTCCGTTGACAG CTGATTTGGATCTTCGCAAGCTGAATGATGTTGTTCTGGATGGGGAGGACTTGGTAGATAGTACAAGTTCTGACAATCACCCAGAAAATGGAGTTGCACTTCGTACTGCTCTTCATTCTGCAGATAGGAATGGCAATGAGGGCGTCGATACTTGCGGTCCTCCCAATTTCTCTATGGTTTTGAAGAAG TTGATCGATCTAGGGAAAGTTAATGCTGGAGATCTCGCCTCAGAGATTGGTGTTTCTGCTGATTCTTTAAATACAGTACTCAAG GAAAATCACATGGTTCCTGAGTTGCAATATAAATTACTTAAATGGTTGAAGACCCATGTTCATGTTGGTAACCTACAAAAGACTTTGCAAGTGATGATTAGATCATCTTTAGGATCAAAGCCCATGCTAGGTGTAGCTGAAGGTGTTGGTGATGTTTCAATAGAGGAGTCTGATATCTCTGACGCTGTTCCAGTTAAATCTGTGCCACCTCGGAGAAGAACCAAAAGCAGTGTGTGGACTATGAAAGACGATAACTCATGCCTTTCAACTGACAAGACTCACAACGAAACAACTGAGGGCGATGCCTGTCTATCTCTTCTTGTTGGAGAACACTCCAATGACGTGCTAAGTGACTCCTGGCCGGATGAGTCCAAAACG GTTTTGCCCGGTCCTCAGCAACAGCAAGATAATTCAGCAAATAATTCTGTCAAAATTGAAG ACGAGCTCAGAGCTCTAGTGCAGTGTCTCTCTGAAGATGATCTGGTTGGGGAAACCAAACAATCTCAGACGATGGATGCCTGTTCACTCGTTTTCAG aaATGGGGAAGTAAACCATGCTTCATACATCCATCCATTTATCTACTGTAAATTGATGCAGACCAAGAGTGACATGCTTGAAAAAGTTGTATCCGACCAGTCTGCAG TTTTGAGAGATCGGGAAGTTTCGCAGATGAAAGTATCTTCCAGTTCAGGTCTTGGTTGCAATATTGATAACCGTCCAGCTACATCTTCTGACCAGACTACCAGTTGTGAGGGTTTGAATATTGATCAATTGGCCAAGGCAAGAAACCTGGGTATATTAAAACTATCTCCTGGAGATGAAGTGGAAGGAGCGCTTATATATTATCAACAACAGCTCATTTGCAATGCTACTATGAGAAAACGAATAAGTG ATGATTTGATTTCAAAGGTTGTTAGGAGTCTTCCACAGGAGTTAGATGCTGCAGGAAAACAAAAATGGGATGCTGTTCTGGTTAGTCAGTATAATCTTGAGCTTAGAGAAGCCAAAAAGCAGGGAAGGAAAGAACGTAGGCATAAAGAAGCTCAAGCTGTACTGGCTGCTGCAACTGCTGCAGCTGCAGCTTCCTCTAGAATATCATCACTTAGGAAGGACACACTAGAAGATCAACATGAG GATCTTCATAAGAATGGTTCATCTGATGTAAGACCTGGGTTCTACTCCAAGCTCAATCCTCGAGCAAAAGAGACTACTTCAAGGGCTGCTGTCGTGAGGTCTTCATCTGATGTGAACTCGGATTCTGCCCGGTCAACTTCTGAGTTCTTGAAAGACCATCCTAGGACATGTGACGTATGCAGACGTCCAGAGACTGCCTTGAATCCTGTTTTAGTTTGTTCAAGTTGCAAG ATTACAGTTCACATGGATTGCTACTGTAGTGATAGAAGTGCCACTGGGCCATGGCACTGTGAATTGTGTGAGGACTTATTTTCTTCTCGGGGTTCGGGAGCTCTGGCAACAAATTCTTGGGAGAAGCCCTACTATGTTGCCGAATGTGGTCTATGTGGAGGCACTGCAGGTGCTTTTAGAAAGTCAGTTGGTGGCCAATGGATACATGCCTTATGTGCTGAA TGGGTTTTAGAGTCAACATACAAAAGGGGACAAGTCAGTCCTATTGTGGGCATG GATAATGTGTCTAGGGGATGTGATACTTGCACTGTTTGCCGTCGAAAACAGGGTGTTTGCCTTAAG TGTAGTTACGGTCACTGTCAAACCACATTTCATCCTACTTGTGCTAGAAGTGCTGGTTTCTACATGACTGTGAGGACTAATGGTGACAAGTTGCAGCATAAGGCTTACTGTGAAAAGCACAGTGTTGAACAAAAAGCAAAG GCTGACACTCAGAAGCATGGTGTGGAAGAGTTCAAGAGCCTTAAGCAAGTCAGG GTTGAATTGGAGAGATTGCGACTTTTGTGCGAGAGAATTATAAAAAGGGAGAAATTGAAA CGTGAATTGGTTCTTTGCTCTCATGATATTCTTGCTTCAAGTCGAGACTCCGTTTTGTCTAACTTGGCTCGTCATCCATTTTACCAACCTGAAGTTAGTTCAGAATCTGCAACAACCTCCATCAAAGGTTACACTGATGGTTACACAAGCAGTGAAATGATTCAAAGATCAGATGACATATCGGTCGACAGCACAGTCGCTGGTAAGAGGCGTGTTAAAATCCCCATGACCGTGGATAACGATCAGAGAACAGAGGACAGTTCAACATCGCAGAATGTCAATTCTCTGAAACCACCAGAGAGACAGTCTTTTGCTGGGAAGAAAATCCCCCAGAGACCTTCCGCCAAACCGAGGAATCCCTCCAATGACACTGAAAAACGAACGAGAAGTAGAAAA CAGCACACTGAAACCTTCGAAAAAGAGCTCATAATGACATCAGACCAAGCATCCATGAAGAATCAGCGGCTACCAAAAGGATTCGTTTACGTTCCAATACGATGCCTATCCAAGGACAAGGAGACCGTCTCAGATGCCCGAGCACGAGAACCAGATGGAACATAA
- the LOC125205419 gene encoding uncharacterized protein LOC125205419 isoform X2, with product MTGGRCQRRRKGMAGGGRGAAQAKVIGSNCGSPNLKREFTEKPSYSLEFTKLPPACRVELGLYAQAFKALSFRSPFDSEDSQVPTALVSSGNSLPSGVSHLLSRQSDSRKRHKKLHSSSEHKKSSASGRSRGNNFWAENEEYFRELTAEDVERLQRVSNVGCSSSEKCFLVPALDNDESLCNRYGMINRMLSRACEDSLNLENSVELNPGVKIEKEENGPCSMDIVDDDEVERKELEIIEENGADERLNSEEVTTSCSGVEWLLGSRNRIYLASERPSKKRKLFGKDAGLDKLLAVRPVEGLESVCHYCSYGDIGDLLNKLIKCSSCGMVVHQKCYGVQEDVDGLWLCSWCKWRNIVDMSVEKPCLLCPKQGGALKPVLERGLGNENDESKSKFAHLFCCLWMPEVYLDNIGTTESIINMEELKDTRRKIICYLCKVKHGTCVRCSNGSCRASFHPICAREAKHRMEIWGKIRSDEVELRAFCSKHSEVQSDSGCQDIGDIPLTADLDLRKLNDVVLDGEDLVDSTSSDNHPENGVALRTALHSADRNGNEGVDTCGPPNFSMVLKKLIDLGKVNAGDLASEIGVSADSLNTVLKENHMVPELQYKLLKWLKTHVHVGNLQKTLQVMIRSSLGSKPMLGVAEGVGDVSIEESDISDAVPVKSVPPRRRTKSSVWTMKDDNSCLSTDKTHNETTEGDACLSLLVGEHSNDVLSDSWPDESKTVLPGPQQQQDNSANNSVKIEDELRALVQCLSEDDLVGETKQSQTMDACSLVFRNGEVNHASYIHPFIYCKLMQTKSDMLEKVVSDQSAVLRDREVSQMKVSSSSGLGCNIDNRPATSSDQTTSCEGLNIDQLAKARNLGILKLSPGDEVEGALIYYQQQLICNATMRKRISDDLISKVVRSLPQELDAAGKQKWDAVLVSQYNLELREAKKQGRKERRHKEAQAVLAAATAAAAASSRISSLRKDTLEDQHEDLHKNGSSDVRPGFYSKLNPRAKETTSRAAVVRSSSDVNSDSARSTSEFLKDHPRTCDVCRRPETALNPVLVCSSCKITVHMDCYCSDRSATGPWHCELCEDLFSSRGSGALATNSWEKPYYVAECGLCGGTAGAFRKSVGGQWIHALCAEWVLESTYKRGQVSPIVGMDNVSRGCDTCTVCRRKQGVCLKCSYGHCQTTFHPTCARSAGFYMTVRTNGDKLQHKAYCEKHSVEQKAKADTQKHGVEEFKSLKQVRVELERLRLLCERIIKREKLKRELVLCSHDILASSRDSVLSNLARHPFYQPEVSSESATTSIKGYTDGYTSSEMIQRSDDISVDSTVAGKRRVKIPMTVDNDQRTEDSSTSQNVNSLKPPERQSFAGKKIPQRPSAKPRNPSNDTEKRTRSRKHTETFEKELIMTSDQASMKNQRLPKGFVYVPIRCLSKDKETVSDARAREPDGT from the exons ATGACTGGCGGCAGATGCCAGAGGCGGAGGAAGGGGATGGCCGGTGGTGGTAGGGGCGCCGCCCAGGCGAAGGTAATTGGTTCGAATTGCGGCAGCCCTAATTTGAAGCGGGAATTTACGGAAAAGCCCTCGTATTCTTTGGAATTTACGAAATTGCCCCCGGCTTGTAGAGTTGAGCTTGGTTTGTATGCTCAAGCTTTCAAGGCGCTGTCGTTTCGTTCCCCCTTTGATTCGGAGGACTCTCAAGTGCCCACCGCGTTGGTTTCTAGTGGGAACAGTTTACCTAGTGGGGTGTCGCATTTGTTGAGTAGGCAATCGGATAGTAGGAAACGGCACAAGAAGTTGCACTCGAGCTCGGAGCACAAGAAGTCCTCGGCCTCGGGGAGGTCTCGGGGGAACAACTTTTGGGCGGAGAATGAGGAATATTTTCGTGAATTGACTGCTGAGGATGTCGAGAGGCTTCAGAGGGTTTCGAATGTTGGGTGTTCGAGCAGTGAGAAGTGTTTCTTAGTCCCGGCTTTGGATAATGATGAAAGTTTGTGTAACCGATATGGCATGATCAATAGGATGCTTTCAAGAGCCTGTGAGGACAGCTTGAACTTGGAAAATAGTGTTGAGTTGAACCCGGGTGTGAAGattgagaaagaagagaatggGCCTTGTTCTATGGATattgttgatgatgatgaagtcGAAAGAAAGGAATTGgaaattattgaagaaaatggtgCTGACGAAAGACTGAATAGCGAGGAAGTTACTACTTCTTGTAGTGGTGTAGAATGGCTTCTAGGTTCAAGGAACAGGATTTATTTGGCATCAGAGCGGCCCTCCAAGAAACGAAAGCTTTTCGGGAAAGATGCTGGGCTGGACAAGCTCCTTGCAGTACGTCCAGTTGAAGGTTTAGAGTCTGTGTGCCATTATTGTAGTTATGGTGACATTGGCGACCTCTTGAATAAGTTGATCAAGTGTTCTTCTTGTGGGATGGTGGTGCATCAAAAGTGTTATGGAGTTCAAGAAGATGTAGATGGTTTGTGGTTATGCTCATGGTGTAAATGGAGGAATATTGTGGACATGAGTGTAGAGAAACCATGTTTACTCTGTCCAAAGCAAGGTGGTGCCCTGAAACCTGTGCTGGAAAGAGGACTTGGAAACGAGAATGACGAGTCTAAGTCGAAGTTCgctcatttattttgttgccTGTGGATGCCTGAGGTTTATCTTGATAACATTGGTACAACGGAATCTATCATTAATATGGAAGAATTGAAGGACACAAGAAGGAAGATAATTTGTTATTTGTGCAAGGTTAAGCACGGTACCTGTGTCCGATGCAGCAATG GATCGTGCAGAGCATCGTTCCATCCTATTTGTGCAAGGGAAGCAAAACACAGAATGGAGATATGGGGCAAGATTAGATCTGATGag GTTGAATTGCGTGCTTTTTGTTCAAAGCATTCAGAAGTCCAGTCTGACAGTGGCTGTCAAGATATTGGGGACATTCCGTTGACAG CTGATTTGGATCTTCGCAAGCTGAATGATGTTGTTCTGGATGGGGAGGACTTGGTAGATAGTACAAGTTCTGACAATCACCCAGAAAATGGAGTTGCACTTCGTACTGCTCTTCATTCTGCAGATAGGAATGGCAATGAGGGCGTCGATACTTGCGGTCCTCCCAATTTCTCTATGGTTTTGAAGAAG TTGATCGATCTAGGGAAAGTTAATGCTGGAGATCTCGCCTCAGAGATTGGTGTTTCTGCTGATTCTTTAAATACAGTACTCAAG GAAAATCACATGGTTCCTGAGTTGCAATATAAATTACTTAAATGGTTGAAGACCCATGTTCATGTTGGTAACCTACAAAAGACTTTGCAAGTGATGATTAGATCATCTTTAGGATCAAAGCCCATGCTAGGTGTAGCTGAAGGTGTTGGTGATGTTTCAATAGAGGAGTCTGATATCTCTGACGCTGTTCCAGTTAAATCTGTGCCACCTCGGAGAAGAACCAAAAGCAGTGTGTGGACTATGAAAGACGATAACTCATGCCTTTCAACTGACAAGACTCACAACGAAACAACTGAGGGCGATGCCTGTCTATCTCTTCTTGTTGGAGAACACTCCAATGACGTGCTAAGTGACTCCTGGCCGGATGAGTCCAAAACG GTTTTGCCCGGTCCTCAGCAACAGCAAGATAATTCAGCAAATAATTCTGTCAAAATTGAAG ACGAGCTCAGAGCTCTAGTGCAGTGTCTCTCTGAAGATGATCTGGTTGGGGAAACCAAACAATCTCAGACGATGGATGCCTGTTCACTCGTTTTCAG aaATGGGGAAGTAAACCATGCTTCATACATCCATCCATTTATCTACTGTAAATTGATGCAGACCAAGAGTGACATGCTTGAAAAAGTTGTATCCGACCAGTCTGCAG TTTTGAGAGATCGGGAAGTTTCGCAGATGAAAGTATCTTCCAGTTCAGGTCTTGGTTGCAATATTGATAACCGTCCAGCTACATCTTCTGACCAGACTACCAGTTGTGAGGGTTTGAATATTGATCAATTGGCCAAGGCAAGAAACCTGGGTATATTAAAACTATCTCCTGGAGATGAAGTGGAAGGAGCGCTTATATATTATCAACAACAGCTCATTTGCAATGCTACTATGAGAAAACGAATAAGTG ATGATTTGATTTCAAAGGTTGTTAGGAGTCTTCCACAGGAGTTAGATGCTGCAGGAAAACAAAAATGGGATGCTGTTCTGGTTAGTCAGTATAATCTTGAGCTTAGAGAAGCCAAAAAGCAGGGAAGGAAAGAACGTAGGCATAAAGAAGCTCAAGCTGTACTGGCTGCTGCAACTGCTGCAGCTGCAGCTTCCTCTAGAATATCATCACTTAGGAAGGACACACTAGAAGATCAACATGAG GATCTTCATAAGAATGGTTCATCTGATGTAAGACCTGGGTTCTACTCCAAGCTCAATCCTCGAGCAAAAGAGACTACTTCAAGGGCTGCTGTCGTGAGGTCTTCATCTGATGTGAACTCGGATTCTGCCCGGTCAACTTCTGAGTTCTTGAAAGACCATCCTAGGACATGTGACGTATGCAGACGTCCAGAGACTGCCTTGAATCCTGTTTTAGTTTGTTCAAGTTGCAAG ATTACAGTTCACATGGATTGCTACTGTAGTGATAGAAGTGCCACTGGGCCATGGCACTGTGAATTGTGTGAGGACTTATTTTCTTCTCGGGGTTCGGGAGCTCTGGCAACAAATTCTTGGGAGAAGCCCTACTATGTTGCCGAATGTGGTCTATGTGGAGGCACTGCAGGTGCTTTTAGAAAGTCAGTTGGTGGCCAATGGATACATGCCTTATGTGCTGAA TGGGTTTTAGAGTCAACATACAAAAGGGGACAAGTCAGTCCTATTGTGGGCATG GATAATGTGTCTAGGGGATGTGATACTTGCACTGTTTGCCGTCGAAAACAGGGTGTTTGCCTTAAG TGTAGTTACGGTCACTGTCAAACCACATTTCATCCTACTTGTGCTAGAAGTGCTGGTTTCTACATGACTGTGAGGACTAATGGTGACAAGTTGCAGCATAAGGCTTACTGTGAAAAGCACAGTGTTGAACAAAAAGCAAAG GCTGACACTCAGAAGCATGGTGTGGAAGAGTTCAAGAGCCTTAAGCAAGTCAGG GTTGAATTGGAGAGATTGCGACTTTTGTGCGAGAGAATTATAAAAAGGGAGAAATTGAAA CGTGAATTGGTTCTTTGCTCTCATGATATTCTTGCTTCAAGTCGAGACTCCGTTTTGTCTAACTTGGCTCGTCATCCATTTTACCAACCTGAAGTTAGTTCAGAATCTGCAACAACCTCCATCAAAGGTTACACTGATGGTTACACAAGCAGTGAAATGATTCAAAGATCAGATGACATATCGGTCGACAGCACAGTCGCTGGTAAGAGGCGTGTTAAAATCCCCATGACCGTGGATAACGATCAGAGAACAGAGGACAGTTCAACATCGCAGAATGTCAATTCTCTGAAACCACCAGAGAGACAGTCTTTTGCTGGGAAGAAAATCCCCCAGAGACCTTCCGCCAAACCGAGGAATCCCTCCAATGACACTGAAAAACGAACGAGAAGTAGAAAA CACACTGAAACCTTCGAAAAAGAGCTCATAATGACATCAGACCAAGCATCCATGAAGAATCAGCGGCTACCAAAAGGATTCGTTTACGTTCCAATACGATGCCTATCCAAGGACAAGGAGACCGTCTCAGATGCCCGAGCACGAGAACCAGATGGAACATAA